CCGACATCCCCGATGCCGAACCCCGCGTCCAGAGCGTCCGCAACGCCTGGGTCAACGCACTGCGCGCCGAGGTGCTGCGCCTGGACCGGGCGGACCTGGCCAAGGTCGCGACCGTCGGCACCTGGATCGCGTCCTACGCCGACGCCGACGGCGGCAACGCGTGGCCCTCGCGCGAGACCCTGGCCACACTCGCCGGCTGCACCACCGAGTCCGTCACCCGCGCGATCCGGGTCATGGTCGGCGTCGGGATCCTCAGCACCCGCCGCCGGCCCAACAGCACCGCCGTACACCAGCTGCTGATGCCCCTCGGGCCGCTCGACTGGGCACCGCACCTCGACGAGTACGGCAAGACCCGCCAACGCGCCCATCACGCCAAGAAGAAGACGAAGGACGCGGCCACCGCCGAGGCCGCCGCAGCCCGGACCGCGTCCGTGGACGCTATCCGGAACACCGTCCATGGACGCGGTCCGGATAGCGTCCATGGCGGGGTTTCCGAAACCTCCGAACAGGCCCCGGACAGCGTCCATGGACGCCCCCGGACCGCGTCCATGGACGCTATTCGGACCGCGTCCATGGACGCCCCTACCAGTACCTATCTACCTACGGTAGATACCCCATCCGCCGACACGACCTGGTTTGGCCCTAGACCTCAGCCACCGGTCGCGCGCGCGAGCCCGCCGCGCACCCTCGCCGCCGCACCGCCGCCGGCCGCCGACATCCCGGCCGACCGCACCGAGCCGCCGCCCGGACCACCCGTCCAGGCCGCGTTCCTCATCAGCGTCACCGGAGGCCGACAGAGCCCGCCCGACACCCCGGCCGCCGACATCCCCCTCGGCGCCGGCCTGGCCGAGGCCCGCCGCGTCCGCTCCACCCTCACACCACCCCGCGCCCGCCGCGCCGACACCGCCTAGGAGCATGATCATGACCGAACGCCGAGACGCCATCGCCAACGCCCACCACTGGGCGCTCCTCGCCGACGACTACCTCACCGCCGCCCGCGACGAGCGGGCCGCCGCCGGAGCCCTCGCCAGCACATTCCGCGCCGGACGCCGCCGCGAACACCACCTCGACCACGCCTACAACCTCGCCGGACACGCCGCCGACGCCCGCGACCAGGCCCTCATGTGGGCCACCGTCGCCCCGCTGCTCGGTGACGGCACCTGCGGCCACACCATCCCCGCCAGCAACTCGCCCTCCGGCCGCGAGAAGCCGTGCATCCGGTCCTTCGGCCACGCCTCGGCCTACCACGCCGATGCAGACGGCCGCCTGTGGCGCCCCGCAGACCAGACCGTCACCACGGCCCAGGAGCCGCAGTGACGTTCAGCCGACACGGCCTGGGCTCCTGCAGCCGCTGCAAGCAGGCCGTCCGCTGGTCTCTCACCGAGGCCGGCCGCCGGCAGCCGCTCAACCCGGAGCCCGATCCGAAGGGAAGCGTCGTAGCCCGCCTGGGCGACCGGGCCACCTGGCTCAGCCGCGTCCCCACCGCCGACCTGCCCCAAGCCCCGTTCGAACGCCGCTTCATGCCGCACGCCGCCACCTGCGCCGCAACTCAACCCGTCCAGCAGGAACTCCCGCTCCCCGTCGAGCGCCCGCTGCCCGCCGGCGTCGCCTCGCTCACCGCACACCGCCGCAACCGGAGCCCACGATGACCAACCGACCCACCACCCGCACCCAGCGGCTCCTGCGCCTGGTCACCACCGCCCAGACACGCCCCCTCACAGCAGCCGAAAGCCTCACCCTCGGCAGGGTCATCAACTGGACGACCACCGAGCTCAACCGGACCCGCACCGCCAACGACACCGCCAGAGACGCACTGCTCGACCTGCTCGGCATCGTCGACCAGTGGGAGCGCGGCCACTCGACCGAGCTCGGCAGAACCGCCGTGTGCGAGATCATCAGCCGCACCGCGCACAAGGGACTCAACATCTCCGTCGAGCCGACTGCCACAACTACCGCACCAGCCTGCAGCAGCGGCACCGAAGGCCGCTCCGGCACGCCCTTCACCGCCCAGCAGGCAGCCGCCATCAACGCCGCCGGCCTGCCAACCCGCACCCTGCTCACCATGGACATCGCCAGCTTCATCTTCAACAACCTCTGCGGCGACCAGGGCGGCAACGCCCCCAGCGACGGCATCAACGTCACCTGCATCAAGCTCAGAGGCCACGACTGGCACGACCAGCCCACCGAGCTCGACGACGACCCCTGGCACACCGACGGACACGGCCGCACCTGGCGCAATAGCGAGGCAGAGGCACAGGACGCCTCCGAGCAGGGAGAGCCCGAAGCGGGCCACACAGACCGCCTGCAGACCCTCGCAGCAGCCCTCCGGCTGCTCACCGCCCACGACCTGGCTGCAATTCTCGCCTCGGGCGCCTTCATCGGCGGCGGAACCGTCACCGCCGAGGACATCGACCGGATCACAACGAACACCTGCGGGAACAACCCGCCCCACGACGCTCAGATCAGGTGCGTGTGGCCATCCGGACACCGCAACGAGCACTCCGACTACGAGGGACGTGTGTGGTGACGATCCCGACCTCCGGCCAGCGCCGCATCAACGCCAAGCGCGCCCGCCAAGCCGCCTACTGGGACGCACGCCGCACCGTCAAAGTCCTGGTCGGCGGCGAACTCATCCCGTACCTCGACCGCATCGTGCAGCTGCTCGGCGACGGCGCCCAGCTCCACCACAGCACACCCCGAGTCCACAGCTGGGTCACCGACCTCGACGTCCACATCCCCGGAGCACCACCCGACGCCCACCGCGCCGAACCGCACTTCCGCAACGTCTGGACCGGCGAGCGCTACGGCGCCGAGCTCGCCAGCATCGACTGGTTCGACGCCACCGGCCGAAGCCTGGCCACACCGGCCCAGCCACCACCCGCCAGCTGCTCACCGCGCTGCTCACCGGAATCCACGCTCGCCGGCCACACCTACGACGCCGACTGCGTCCTGGCGGCGGCCGACGGCTGGATCGTCGACCTGCAGCGCGGCAACTGCACCCCCTACCAACGCGCAGGCCTCAAACGACCGAAGAAGAGGAACAAGAAATGATCATTCCCGTGCGAGTCGCCGCCGATATGCCCCTGTCGACCGTCGGCGGCGTTCGCCAGCTCGCGGAGGGCCACCCGCTCTGCGACCAGGACTGCCCCGTGTGCGACGAACTGCTCGGCAGCAAGCCGATGACCCTGGTGTACGTCGGAACGCAGCCGGAGTACCGCCAGGCCACCGGATACGTCACCGGCACGGCTGTGGCCGTACACGCCGCCTGTGCGGGCCTCGACGCCGACAACCTGACGTTGTCGTGAGCGCGCGCCAGACGATCCAGAAGATCCTCGCCGAAGCCGCCGGCGGAAACTCGCGCGACATCGAACATCTCCTCAACGACTTCGAGGATCAAGTCCTCGCCGAACACGGCCGCTTGAAGCCCTGGACGCAGCCACACGAGATCGACGCCTACCTGAAACGCGTCCTCTGCGCCCCGCACTACGACCAGTACCGACGGCACTGGCGCGACGCCAGCCCGATGTAGCCCGCAACCACGTCAACGGGCCCAGCCAGGACCGCTATCCCGGCCGGGCCCCACCAGGAGACCAACCTCCATGGCTCACCCGCAGAATAGCGCCGCACCGTGGTACGTCACCGCCGCAATCCGCTACGGACGACCCACCGCGCTCCTCGT
The Streptacidiphilus albus JL83 genome window above contains:
- a CDS encoding helix-turn-helix domain-containing protein codes for the protein MTDIPDAEPRVQSVRNAWVNALRAEVLRLDRADLAKVATVGTWIASYADADGGNAWPSRETLATLAGCTTESVTRAIRVMVGVGILSTRRRPNSTAVHQLLMPLGPLDWAPHLDEYGKTRQRAHHAKKKTKDAATAEAAAARTASVDAIRNTVHGRGPDSVHGGVSETSEQAPDSVHGRPRTASMDAIRTASMDAPTSTYLPTVDTPSADTTWFGPRPQPPVARASPPRTLAAAPPPAADIPADRTEPPPGPPVQAAFLISVTGGRQSPPDTPAADIPLGAGLAEARRVRSTLTPPRARRADTA